The DNA segment CAGACAAACCGGCGTTTTTAATGGCGCATCGATCGATCTGACCGACAATTTCATCCATTTGTCGACGGCGACGCAGGCAAAGGAAACGGCTGCGCGGTATTTTGCCGGCCAGGAGGGCCTGCTGCTGGTGGCGATCGACGGCGACGCGCTCGGTGACAAGCTGGTATTCGAGCCCTCGCGCGGCGGCGATCTTTTCCCGCATCTCTACGCGCCGCTCCAGCTTTCGACCGTGCTCTGGGAAAAGCCTCTATTGCTCGGCCCCGACGGCGCGCATGTCTTTCCGGAGATGCCGGAATGATCGGCGCCTTCCGCGATCTCGGCCGGCGCGGTCTGTTCATGTTCGATCCGGAGACAGCGCATGGAATGTCGATCGCCGCGCTGAGATCCGGGCTTGTTCCGGCCTGCCGGACCGGTAGCGACCCGCGCCTGCGCCAGACCGTGGCCGGACTGGATTTTGCCAATCCGCTCGGCATGGCTGCCGGCTATGACAAAAACGCCGAGGTGCCCGAGGCTCTGTTGAAGCTCGGCTTCGGTTTTACCGAGATCGGCACGGTGACTCCGAAACCGCAATCCGGCAATCCGCGTCCACGCATCTTCCGCCTGGTCGAGGATGAAGGTGTCATCAACCGCCTCGGCTTCAACAATGAAGGCCACGAGGCGGCGTTCCGGCGTCTGCAGCCGATCCGCGGCAAGGGCATCAT comes from the Rhizobium sp. NXC24 genome and includes:
- a CDS encoding DUF952 domain-containing protein: MMTAMPVVYKIVPDTLWQQARQTGVFNGASIDLTDNFIHLSTATQAKETAARYFAGQEGLLLVAIDGDALGDKLVFEPSRGGDLFPHLYAPLQLSTVLWEKPLLLGPDGAHVFPEMPE